The sequence below is a genomic window from Monodelphis domestica isolate mMonDom1 chromosome 2, mMonDom1.pri, whole genome shotgun sequence.
CCCTCGGAGCCCCGGAAGGACGGGGAGGCCTTCTACTCCGTGCTGCCCTTCAGCGACGCTCCAGAGGGCTGCAGCAGCCGGCCCCAGGTACGTGCGGCCGGCCCTGCTCGGCCAGCCGGCCAGCTCCTTCGGGCCCCGAGACGGCGGCTGTGCGGGAGCTCTGAGCGGGCGCCCCGGGCCGCTCCTGCCGAGCCAAAACAGGCTCGGTGGGGCCCCACCCCGAGCCCCCCAGCGCCGAGACTTTGAAGGAAGCCTGGCGTGGATCCGCTCCTCCCCACGAGGCCCTTTCTCTGGCTCGCTTCCTCGGGGGTCCCGGCGGCTCCGCCCCCCCACGGccgcctccctccttccttccgcCTTGGAAGCGGGGCCTCCCTTCGGGTGGGTTGTCCGCCCTGAGCTGGCCGGTGCCCTGCGGGCGCTGCCCAGCCTCCCCGGGACCCAGCGCCCGGCCCGGCCCGGGCTCTCGGGGGCTCAGCGCCGGCCTCTCTCTGTGCAGATGATACGGGGGCGCCTGTGCGACGAGACCAAGCCGGAGACCTTTAACCAGCTCTGGACCGTGGAGGAGCAGGTAGCGGCCGGCCcgcgggcggggggggggggggcggggggcggggggggccCTCGCCAACGCGGCGCTCCTGTGCTTTCTCCAGAAGAAGCTCGAGCAGCTCCTCCTCAAGTACCCCCCCGAGGAGGTGGAGTCTCGGCGCTGGCAGAAGATCGCCGACGAGCTGGGCAACCGCACGGCCAAGCAGGTAGCGCTGGGCCGGCCCGGGGGGCGGCCCGAGGCCCCCGCGCGGCGCCCACGGCCCCAAACGCCTCTCTTCTTCCCCGAAGGTGGCCAGCCGCGTGCAGAAGTACTTCATCAAGCTGACCAAAGCCGGCATCCCGGTCCCAGGCAGGACGCCCAACCTGTACATGTACTCCAAAAAGGTAACGGCGCCCTCCGGGGGGCCCGGGGGAGGAGCCTCCCCCCTCGGGCCCCCTTGGGTGAGGCTTTGGGGTCCGGGAGCTCTTTCGGGGCTTCCCCCGGCACACCGAGGAGCCAGAGCGGGCTCCGTGGCGGGCGGGCTGGGGAGCGGGGGGGCGCCTCTGAAGATGGCCGCTGCCCGCCAGCTGCTCTCTGGGCCTACGGAGGGGCCCGGGCCTGTCAGCGGGCCCTTTCCGCAGGCCTCCCGCGTTTCCACCGTCTGTCTGCCCAGTCCTTCGGGGGTTCGGACCCAGGCAGACGGGGGCCCCGATCGAGGGCGGGGCACTGCCCACGAGTGGGGGGCTTTCCCCCTTCGTCTGTGGGGCTGAGAGGGCCGTGCCGGCCACCGGCCTCCTCTGCAGCGAGGGCCCCCCGGGGATGGCAGGCCCTGTCCAGGTGTGCTCCGGCCGGCTGAGCCAGCAGCACCTGGCGCCCGCCCAGGACAGGGTCCCCTCCCTGCGGCTGCAGGAAGCGGCCAGCCAGTGGGGCGGGCCGGGCGCCCCTCCCGCCCCTTCCGCCCAGCGCTGCTGGGGGCTCTCTGCGGGCCCCCCTCCGGCTGCTTGGTTCCGGAATGCTTTTTCTCAGACCCGGAGGCCCTGCGTTCGGGAGTTTGCACGGAGATTTCCTCTGGGAGGGGCCTCGGCCCGgggagtcttcctggctctcgAGTCTGGCTTTGGGGCCGTCCGGCAGTTGCTGCCGCCTCCCCTCCATCTGCTTCCGGGGCGGCTTCTTGCTCGAGGCCCGGCGCGGCTCTTCTGCCAGACCGAGGAAGGCCGGCTTTGGGCCGCCCCGGCTGGCCCACCTTTGCCGTCTCGGCGGCTACCTGGGCTTCACCCGTCCCCTCACTCAAGGCCCGTCTGGGCTTTCTGGCTCCCTCCGGGCCCCGGGCTTAGGCCAGGGGACGtcggtggggggggggcagagccCGGCCTGGGCAGTGCGGAGGGCAAAGGCTCAGCGGCCCTTGGGGGGCGCCTTGCTCTTCCCCGGGGTTCCGGCCTGACCTCCTGCACGCTTGTGTTTTGTGACGCAGTCTTCGACCAGCCGGCGGCAGCACCCCCTTAACAAGCATCTCTTCAAGCCTTCCACTTTCATGACCTCCCACGAGCCTCCCGTGTACATGGACGAGGGCGACGACGGGGCCGCTTTCCACGGCCACTCGGACCCTGCGGCAGAGGAAGCCTCGGTGAGGCCCCCGTCGCTGATGTGGGGGCTCGCGGGGACGGGCTGACCCTCGGGGGAAGCGGGAACCTTGGGAAAGAGCAGGCCTGCCGGCGCCGCTCCGGGACGGCGAGCCGCGCGGCATTCTGGGCATTCTGGGGATTCTGGGTCGCGGTTCAGGGCTTTCCTGGTGCCCGTCTGCCCTCCCGTCAGGCAGCCGCCCCGATTGGCCGGGATTCGCTGAGGCTCCTGCGGGGACCCCCGCGGCCGGGCGCCCCCCAGGCTTTCCCTCATCCTGTCGTGTGGCTTCCGCCAGGGAGGCCCCCTCGGAGCGAGGATCGGCGCAGGAAGCCCCCCACGGCCCGGTCCTGGCGCGCCGCGCTGTGTTGAGCCTTGTCTGCGGCTGTCGTCCTCCCCCTCGTGTAGTCGTGTGTTGGGGGGTTGGGCAGGGGGGACGGGGCAGCCCTGCCGGCCTCGCGGCTCCCACAGCCAACGGTCGTGCCTTGACGCCTCCGAGAGGCCGTTTGCCGGTGCTTTCCCTGGCAGCATCGTTGGGCagggacggacggacagacagacccAGGGCCGTCCTCGCTCAGAGCTTGTCCGGCATCCGCGGGGCCTTGTCGCCCGGGATGGACTCGCTGGCTCGGGGCCGGCCTCTGGGGACCCCCGAGATTGGCAGCCGCCCGCCCTGGCTCTCCCTGGGCTCGCGGGGCCGGCCCGTGGGCTGCCGAGCCTTTTTCACACCTTCCGCTCCTCCTCCATCCTCTTCCTCGCCTTCCACTTTTTGTCCTGACCGGAGAATTCCGGGGCCCCCCTCGGGGGGAGGGGAGCGCACCTCGCTCTCCCCCTAAAGCCCCGTTAGGCTCCGCAGGGCCTCAGCCAGAGCCGTTCCCCCTGCAGCAGcccgggggggggaggggaggcccgGAGCGCCCCGCCGCTGCCCCGTGACCCTGTCTGTGCCGCCCCCCTCAGGACGAAGAGAGCATCCCTGTGTCCCACCGCGGCTTCCCCGAGTACAAGGAGCTGCTGGAGCTCAAGAAGCTCAAGAAGCAGAAGCTGCAGCAGATGCAGGCCGAGAGCGGCTTCGTACAGCACGCCGGCTTCAAGGTACGCCGCGCCGCCGCTGGGGCTGGGGGGCGGGATTGGGCCTCTGCGCACCGCCCGGGAAGGCGGCCCTGACCCGGTCTCTCCTGACCCCGACCTAGTGCGATAACTGCGGCATGGAGCCCATCCAGGGCATCCGCTGGCACTGCCAGGATTGCCCCCAAGACGTGTCCCTGGACTTCTGTGACTCTTGTTCCGACTGGTGAGTGACGGCCCCGCTCCGCCCGGGACCCTCCCGGGGTCCCCCTCTCCGCCCGGGACCCTCCCGGGGTCCCCCTCTCCGCCCGGTACCCTCCCGGGGTCCCCCTCGGGGTCAGCGGCCCCCACTCTGCCCGGGACCCTCCCGGGGTCCCCCTCTCCGCCCGGGACCCTCCCGGGGTCCCCCTCGGGGTCAGTGGCCCCCACTCTGCCCAGTACCTTCCCAGGGTCCCCCTCTCCGCCCGGGACCCCCCCGGGACCCCCCTCGCGGTCAGTGGCCCCCACTCTGCCCAGTACCTTCCCAGGGTCCCCCTCTCCGCCCGGGACCCTCCCGGGGTCCCCCTCTCCGCCCGGGACCCCCCCGGGGCCCCCCTCGCGGTCAGTGGCCCCCACTCTGCCCAGTACCTTCCCAGGGTCCCCCTCTCCGCCCGGGACCCTCCCGGGGCCCCCCTCGCGGTCAGTGGCCCCCACTCTGCCCAGTACCTTCCCAGGGTCCCCCTCTCCGCCCGGGACCCTCCCGGGGTCCCCCTCGCGGTCAGCGGCTCCCACTCCTCCCGGCACGTCCCTTGATCTTTGTCTCCCGGTTTCCTCATCGGTCAAACAGGGCTGACGGGGCCCCTCCTCCGGCTCCCGTGCTCTGGTAGTGACAGCGGCGTTTCCGGGGGGCTGGGAGGCGGGGCTCTGGAGCTCCCCCAAAAGGCTGACGGCCCATTGTCGGGCGTGTCCCCTGCAGCCTCCACGAGACCGACCTCCACAAGGAGGACCACCAGCTGGAGCCCGTCTACCGAGCAGAGACTTTCCTAGACAGAGACTACTGCGTGCCGCAGGGCGCCAGCTACAGCTACTTGGACCCCAACTACTTCCCGGCCAACAGATGACATGGGGGGCCCCCTGGGCCGCGCGCCCCTTCCACACCCAGCCACAGACACTCCTGCCTTGACCGCCCCCGAGGGGTCCTTGCACCCGGGCGGTCATCCCCGGCGGGGGGCCCCCCCGAGGGGAGCCCCTGGGACGGGCGTCGAGAAGAAAGGAGCCGGAGCGCTCGCGGGGCCTCCCGCCTCGGCCGCCCCCCGCACTGAAGCACTCCCGGAGGCCCCcatggcggcggcggcggcggcgccgCCTCCTGAACCAGCTCTCGTGTGTGAGTGTGATCCAATCGTCCCTCAGATCTATTTTTGATGTCCTGTTCTCTGAGCTGATCATGTGATGTGTACAAACCATGGTGAAAAGTGCCAGTGCTAGTGCCGGTGTCCGTGTCCACTCCTGCCGGCCCCCGGCCGCGCCGCCCTTTTTGTAGTCGCCCCAGAGCCACGACAGAGtgtatttttattactatttaaaCGCGTGATTACCTTGTCTGGGTCGCGGGCCTCCTTTTCTATTGCTGGACTGGGTCGTTCCTTCTTCTCTGTGTAGACGTCTTCTTCGCTGATGTCCATTTGTCCGAGAACCGTGAGGAATAAACTCTGTGGAGCCTGTCTGTTTCTCTTAGACCCGGCTGCGCTCCCTTCCTTTGCTCGCGGGGGGGTCCCGGGGGGCCTTTAATGGACTCGCGTGGAAGGGCGGCGCTCCCCGACTCCACGTTGTCCCGGGAGCGGCCGCCGCCTTCTCACCTTGCCGGGGACGTGCCCCTCCCCCGCGCCGCGAGCACCCCCGGGCAGGGTCCGCCGGAGCGGGCTTCGCGTCTTTTCCCGGTCCCGGTCGCTCGGGTCGGCGCCGGCTTGGGGGGAAGGGAGCGGCCCGGGTCATCCGGACCGGAAAGACCACGGCCGGGCTGTTGGCAGGCCCCTTTCTGGGCCGGCCCTTTGCCCTCCTCCGCGGCCTCCGTCAAGCCCCGGCTTCCTCTCGGGGCACACGCGGGACCCGAGTGAGAAGAGGCTCCTCTGGGGAGGGGCACGAAGCGAGGGCCAGGGGGAGAGACGAAGAACCGGGGAGCATCTCCAAGGGTCAGCCGCAGTGCTTCGGGCCCCACGTGCCGTGTGCCGGCCAGCCCCTGGAGCCCCGTCTGTGCCAACGAGCGCCTCCCCTTGGGCTTCAGCGTTCAGGGGGGCCGGTCAGGGCTGCTCCCCGAAGCCTCCTGCATCCCAGAGGCTGCTGGCTCGGACCGCGTCCGGCCCAGATTCTCGAACACGGCGTCCTGGCCAGGGCCTTCTTTGGGCCGAGAATCTGAGGCTCGCTCAGGTCGAGGCAGAAGCGGCCTCGGCACTCCACGTCAGGCCCAATGTGGGCAGAGAAGGCTCGGGGGAAAGGGGGGATCGTTCTGGTGGCCACAAAGGGCAGAGCTCGCCGGAGGGAAGGACGAGGGGCTCGGGGGGCTGGGGGGAAGGAAGCCGAGGGGCCCGAGCTGCTCTAAAGCGCCCCCTCTCCAGAAGGACCGAGCAGGAGACGACGGCGACGTCTCTTAAGACAGGCCCAGAGCGGCTTAGCTCGCTGTAAAAGCGTCCTTTGGTGGCGGAGGCCGTGCCAGCCCTTGGTGCTCTCCATCGCGACCCGGCGCAGCCTCTGCTTTTGTCTGTGGGCGGCCCTTGGTCTCTGTTGCTTTGCCACTCGAGAAAGGGCTCCTGGGATCCAGGGTGGGAGaccttcctttccttctgcatCTTTTGGAGCTTTACGCTTGGGGCGTCCCGGAAcggtcagacacttcccagctcccTCGACGGCGCCTTCGACCCCTGCCATTTCCTCGGTGGCTCGCTTCTGCCCCCCGATCCCTCCCAGGGCCACTGGGGAGCCGTGACTCGGAGGATCGGGGGACTCGGCTGCAGAATGGCCCCTCGTTTTGCTTAGCTGTGACGCTTGGTTCGTCTGGTTTTCTTCTCCCTGTGGtcagggaggtggggagagaagaagataGATTTTGGTTCAATGGAAAAAACTCAATTTGTAAAAAGCAGGAACCGCGTAGCACAAACTCTGCCTCTGAGGGGGAGAACACAAGCCGAGAGACGTGAAAAGTTGTCTGAGCTGGGATGCAGTCCCTGGGGCCCCAGGGGAGCCCTGCATGGCTGAGGGCCATCCCAGGAGGTTCCAGGGTCCAAAAACCTGTCCCAGACAACGTCCGGTCCTCGCACATCCTCCTTCCCCGCAGTATTTGGCCTGTGCCGGGATGGGACGCAGCATCAGTAGGAACCCAGGGCAGCACTCTCCACGTCCAGGCCAGAATCTCGGCAGTGCAGTGAACACTGCGGTTAGGCCTTGGCCAGGAggctggtgggaagggaagggggcgGGGGGAGTGTCTGCTGCTTAGGTGGAACGGATGGCCTTTTTACTGTCATCGTCTTCTTTTTCGTTTTGGAATGTCAGATCTCCACAGAAGTTCTGCAAAGGTCTACGATCCAGATcgtcttcctcctcttcctgcaGCTGGCAAGCCATTCAGTCTGGGTTAGCCACACGCTGTCCCTCAGAGCGTATTTCCTTATGCATGGCTGTACATGAGTTATCTTGTAAAACCCATACCCCAAACCtagacccaaataaacaagtgcaAAGTCGGACGCTTCCATCTGCATGCCCGCTCCCACGGGGCTTTCTCggagagcatctttctcctcGGTCCCTGGGAGGTCcggggtcactgcattgctgttattagcaaagtcagttacattcgattgtgctacaatgtatcagtttctgtgtacaatgttctcctggttctgcacctccCACTCTACAtccttcctggaggtcattccagttcacatggaatccctccagttcattattcctttgaccccagtagtattccatcaccaacagataccacaatgtgtccagccattccccaatcgaaaggcatcccctcattttctaattcttggctaccccaaagagagcagctattaatattcttgtacaaacaggtccttcaccattattatttttgtctctttgaggtacaaacctagtagtatagctggattaaagggcagacagtcttttaaagtcctttgggcattgttcccaattgccttccaaaatggttggatccattcacaactccactagtaatgtattagtgtcccaattttgccccatccccCTCAAcatgttactttcctttgctgccatattggccagtcagctaggtgtgaggtggtacctcagagttgttttaatgtgcatttctctaatcaggaggcattgagaactttttttcttatgattagtATTGGAtttgacttcttcatctgaaaagtgcttgttcatatcctttgaccatttattaattgggaaatgacttggaatcatatatttgacttagtttcttaaaggtttcatttctcaaatcagagaaatttatttaaaaaaattttctgtttgttgcttcccttctaatcttgattgcattggttttgtttgtacagtttttgtgaaatagtgggttcttatcccacaagctgagatctttggttttatccAATTCTagattgttgaggtcatttatccctaatctatttcattgatctacctttctatctcttagtcagtaccatattgctttcatgaccactgctttatagtacagtttaagatctggtattgttaggccaccatccttcacatttttttttccatttacttcctttgatattcttgaccttttgttcttccagatgaattttgttgttatttttctagttctataaaataggttGTTGGTAGTTAgctagatatggcactgaataaggaaattaggtaggattgtcatttttattgtgttagcttgtcctacccatgagcaattaatgtttttccaattgtttagagctagttttaattgtgtggagtgttttgtagtcgtgttcatataattcctgtgattgtcttggcagacagattcctaagtattgtaTATTGTCTAGTGATATTAaaaggagtttctctttctaacttatgctgctgaattttgttgggaatttatagaaatgctgatgctttatgtgggtttattttgtatcctgcaacttgctaaagttattatttccactagcttcttaGTCAATTTTCTAGACTCTctcagtagaccatcatgtcatccgcaaagagagatagtttagtttcctcattgcctactttaatccctctcatgtctttttcttccctaattgctgctgctagtgtttttaatataatattgaataacaGAGATAATAACGGTTGCCATGGCTTCAGTGGTCCTCAACTGGGTGTAGCGGCACTGAATGATGGAGAGACAGTTGATAGTGTCAGTCTAGGGCCAGGCTTCACAAGGAACTGCTTCGTCCAGCCCAGGGTGGTCTTTAATTTTGTAACCCTCCAATGATTACATAGTTCCTTGGCACACAGCTTCACTATTCAACACACATGTTCTCTATGGATAATTGGagaagtgatacattaacttttaacaaatagtttaacattctgtgatcattctacaTGCTatgttactattgattctgacaacacacacaaagcttttgcaaaagataaatgatttcatcacaggagGTGTAGCTAGAGGTCAGTTctttcattaacctgtgaggtgctcAGACTTGCAGATAAACTAAGAACAATCATGTTacctttaataaaatagataatcaatcaggagGATGTCTTAGAAGACAATCAACAACTGCTACTAAGTTTTTTAATATCAGGCCAATCATTTTTCTAGTGTTGCACTGGGGGTTTCCAAGACAGATTACTTATGTTTTAGTTGGTAAAATAAGTCAAGTCAGTGAAGCATGGTGTACCAGCCTCTCCCTGAAGGGTAATTAATATACTGGCTTAGAAGAGCTTATTCCTATCCTGTACATGAGGATGAGGAATTCTGAGTGCAGTTTTGTTAGAGATTTAACCCATAAGAGTCTTTGGGTTTGATTTAtgtatgatcttttggtgatattctgggggaaTAAAATGGGACATCTGTATTCATCCTACAGTCATTTGCTCTCATATTAGTTTTCCTGAAGccagggagagaacaataatcatagcatATTCCAATAGCAATTTGGATTTCCAtccatagcaattccaataataagggatgttagtgagagaagtcagaGTGGGGTTGAGTGGGCGTCTCCATCTTTCCTGGGGATTGCTTTGCTCAAGTGACCATGTAAAAACAGCATGGCTTGATGGCCCCTGgcaaatgggcatccttgtttcacttctgatcttattgggaaggcttctaacttctccccattgcatatgatgcttgctgatagtttaaaataaatactagtcttttttttttttaaaggaaaagcccATTTATTCCTCTGcttgctagttttttttttcagtaggaatgggtattatattttgtcaaaggatttttcttcagctattgagataatcatgttatttgtTAGTTTTGATTATTGATagggtcagttatgtggatggttttcctaatattaaaccatccttgcattcctggtataaatcccacctggtcagtggataatccttgtctcatcacttgctggagtctctttgctagcattttattcaaGATTTGTTAAGGCgatggtctgtagttttctttctgtttttgatctttcTGGATTTAGGTATCTACTTTCTTTGTGTCacaaaaagaattttgtaggactcctcctttgcttattttgccaaacagtttatatattattgagatgagttctttaaatgtttgctagaattcacttgtgaatccatctggccctggggactttttcttagggagttcatggATGTCttgctgaatttatttttctgagatgagattaatCAAGGATTCAATTTCCTTTTGCTAATCtgagcaatttgtatttttgtaaatattcatctgtttCACTGAGATGATcaaatttattatcatataattgggcaaactaGCTCCTAATGAatgctttattttcctcttcattagaggatcatccttttcatttttaattctggtaatttgattttcttttttaaaataaaataatttattcatagAACCAGTTCCTACTCTTATTAATTCAGGAGTTCCTTACTTTTGATTTtagaaatttctcctttgatttttaggatttccaatttagtgtgtttaactggggattttaaatttgttctttttccaatttttttttagctgcatgtccaattcattgatctgctttttctccattttataggtaagaatagtcagggatataaatttccctcccAAGTACTACTTTGGCTCTATCCTATAcattttggtatattgtctcctcattgtcattttcttcagtgaaatcagatggtttctatgatctgttctttgacccaccctttTTGATGAattgtattatttcatttctaattcatttttcatttgcctcTTCATGAGTccttattataatttctattgcactttgatctgaaaaagttgcatttattatttctgcttttctgcatttggttgtgaagtttttatgtccCAGGACATGATTGATCTTTGTCTATGTACCATGGGCTACTGTCAAGATGGTCCATTCCATTTTGtccttatttgtttttctccagatAGATTCACTCTTCATCTTTCTAACCTTTcgttcccttctcttccttttctgattCCTAGTTTTGGTTCGATGGATATGTCTACTTCTGCTAGGGGAAGGTGGGGGGTCCTCCCCAAGATGGTTTACTCTTGGATTTCCTTCTTGAGttccagtagtttctcctttaaaaaaatctggatgctgtaccatttggtgtcTATGTGTCGAGTCCTGATAGTTCCTCCTTCTTTGGACTGCCCTTCATCCAGATGGCTTGACCTCGTTTTGCTTTCTCATTGTCCGAGCTCCTGATGGTGCCTCCTGTCTTCCTTGTCTCtgttgacacccccccccccccccccagctcatTCTGCTCCAGTCTCTTCCCTTGaccctgtgtgtgtgtcttccCGCCTTGGATGTTTCCTGTTCACAGCACAGGCTGAGCGCTCAGCTTCCGTTTGGTGGGTGGGTTTATCCCGTTTACATTCAGCATTGGGATGCCCTGAGCCTGTGTCTTCCACTCCATTTTGGCTCTTTTAGCCCTgtgctttctcctttcactctttccctccacaccaggGTTTGGCTTttagtcaccccccccccccattctattCCCCCCTCGAGGGTCTCTAATCACCCCTCCCTCATATTACCCCCCATCCCCCCAGGGGGGCCCTTTTCCCTGAAAGGGTTTGAGGCGAGGCCGCTTGTCCAGCCACTGGGCCCTGCGGTGTGAGGGGAGTCGGCCTGGGTCACCTCCTCAGTTCTGAGCCTCTTGTCCTTCCTTTGCCGACGAGGGTGGGGGGAAGCCCTTCATTGCTCCCTTCTGTCTTCGAGCCGACACTGTgtttgggttccaaggcagaagtgactttctcagggtcaccccACCAGGAAGGGGCCAAGCCTGGGGGGAGGTGCGGCTCTGAAGGGAGAACTCTTAGGCCGGGCATCTGTCGTCCGTCTGACTTTATTTGTCCATCACGCATCATCACAAGAAGAGGAGCTTGGGGTCTGGGTGCAGCACAGACAGTGGCCGGGAGCGAGATCATGCAAGTGGGGATGCCGGGGAGGAGTGAGCACAGGGACGGGCACTGGTGGTCAGCAGGGACGCCGAGTGGGCATCCCTGCAGGTACGGCTGCCTGTGCCCGGCTCTCCGCAGCACGCCTTTGGGCCCCACCAGGCCGCCATTTTGAGGCAGGACATCTCGGGCGTCACAGGGAGGAGCCGACGTGAAGGCACCGAATGCCGGGAAAGAGGTGAGCCAGCAGGGTCCTCCCCTCAGGAGGAAGCCCACCTGTGCCTCCTGGAGCCCGACTGACCGCCAGACCCTCCCTGGCTGTCCTGCTGCCGGTCCCTGGGcagatggagggagggggagtCCGGACGACACACTGGACAGACGATGACCCAGGACGCGCCGGGCTCCTGTCCCTCTTCAGAAG
It includes:
- the ZZZ3 gene encoding ZZ-type zinc finger-containing protein 3 isoform X4, which gives rise to MAIEGARGPVCRGHQREDPDGPALGQAFVPSYQRLLQTIAVLEAQRTQAVQDLESLGRHQREALKNPIGFVEKLQKKTDLGLPFPQRVVQLPEVAWDQYTHSLGNFEREFRNRQRHSRRVKLVFDKVGLPARPRSPSEPRKDGEAFYSVLPFSDAPEGCSSRPQMIRGRLCDETKPETFNQLWTVEEQKKLEQLLLKYPPEEVESRRWQKIADELGNRTAKQVASRVQKYFIKLTKAGIPVPGRTPNLYMYSKKSSTSRRQHPLNKHLFKPSTFMTSHEPPVYMDEGDDGAAFHGHSDPAAEEASDEESIPVSHRGFPEYKELLELKKLKKQKLQQMQAESGFVQHAGFKCDNCGMEPIQGIRWHCQDCPQDVSLDFCDSCSDCLHETDLHKEDHQLEPVYRAETFLDRDYCVPQGASYSYLDPNYFPANR